A DNA window from Deinococcus malanensis contains the following coding sequences:
- a CDS encoding cysteine desulfurase family protein produces MIYLDYAATHPMTPEALAAYAQAAALPGNPASVHAAGQAAREAMEEGRSRVAAVLGVDPRTLTVNSGGTEGDNHVLLGTALAWHETHGRAGHLITTLTEHSAVLAPARWLEKQGWAVTFLEPDRHGRYAAAQLEAALRDDTALVSIHHANNELGTVQDTPALAAIAAARGVPYHTDAVQAPGVLPVHLPGWGVTFATFSAHKWGGPRGVGFLYVQRGTVLPPLVYGGGQESGLRPGTQNTAGVYSAGVALTHAEAQREPTLAHLSRLRERFVQAVTDIPDVHVNHPLEGSPKVASLTLPGTDGEALLMNLDMLGICASAGSACSAGTMQASHVLTATGLSEADARSTLRFSFGAATTEAEVDAAASALAQAAQWSRS; encoded by the coding sequence ATGATCTACCTCGATTACGCTGCCACGCACCCCATGACCCCCGAGGCCCTGGCGGCCTATGCCCAGGCTGCCGCTCTGCCGGGCAACCCGGCCAGCGTTCATGCCGCCGGACAGGCCGCCCGCGAGGCCATGGAAGAAGGCCGGAGCCGCGTGGCAGCCGTGTTGGGGGTAGATCCGCGGACCCTGACGGTCAACAGCGGCGGCACCGAGGGAGACAACCATGTCCTTCTGGGTACGGCCCTGGCATGGCACGAGACCCACGGCCGGGCAGGTCACCTGATCACCACCCTGACCGAGCATTCCGCGGTCCTGGCCCCCGCCCGCTGGCTGGAAAAGCAGGGCTGGGCCGTCACCTTCCTGGAACCGGACCGGCATGGGCGTTATGCCGCGGCCCAGCTGGAGGCCGCGCTGCGTGATGACACCGCTCTGGTGTCAATCCACCACGCCAACAACGAACTGGGCACCGTTCAGGACACGCCGGCTCTGGCAGCCATTGCGGCAGCACGTGGCGTGCCGTACCACACCGACGCGGTCCAGGCACCGGGCGTGCTGCCGGTCCATTTGCCCGGCTGGGGGGTCACCTTCGCCACTTTCAGTGCCCACAAGTGGGGCGGGCCGCGGGGCGTGGGCTTTCTGTATGTCCAGCGCGGGACTGTGCTGCCTCCGCTTGTTTACGGAGGCGGACAGGAAAGTGGGCTGCGGCCCGGCACCCAGAACACGGCTGGGGTCTATTCCGCCGGGGTCGCCCTGACGCATGCCGAAGCGCAGCGCGAGCCAACCCTTGCGCATCTCAGCCGCCTTCGCGAACGCTTTGTACAGGCAGTGACCGATATTCCGGATGTGCACGTCAACCATCCGCTGGAAGGAAGCCCCAAGGTGGCCAGCCTGACGCTGCCGGGCACCGACGGCGAAGCCCTGCTGATGAATCTGGACATGCTGGGCATCTGCGCCAGCGCCGGCAGTGCCTGCTCGGCCGGCACCATGCAGGCCAGCCATGTCCTCACGGCCACCGGCCTGAGTGAGGCCGACGCCCGCAGCACGCTGCGTTTCAGCTTCGGTGCTGCCACGACCGAGGCAGAAGTGGACGCAGCCGCTTCTGCGCTGGCCCAGGCCGCGCAGTGGAGCCGGAGCTGA